aaagaataagtgaTTCCAATCAAAGTTTtaaaaacgtataacttctttacaaaagatttccatgtcccaattcatcaatgaaaATGTCTTTACCAACTCTTGACTAACATTAATAAACATCTCTcgtagaggaaaacattcataatatcttatacatatatatagggtttgttacaatctaggtttaatgtgggtttatcccctcacacacattaaccaccatttagacatgaattagggttcaagtaacatgaaaagattacttttcctcccattcattaaagaatcttgaataaaatttatacttccaacaataatttcaaaaagtgattttcatccaaaaataagtttttaaaagagagacataccttaatttgttaaacaagatttaacaattcacttttctattgaagaacacccaaaccctagcttgaatcactttggaaggcattatgttgcaaacccttaattgctccaaaacttgaattaaagacttgaattttggagaagatttcctaaatcttgattcttgaatcttgagatgggttttcttgaaaaaccctagattaggaaggatgatttcttgtttagattacaaggatatgtattagaattgagttggaataattagagcgggcttaccttggtgttcttgatgatggaggagagtaggaggtcgttctagggtttgagggaatgaaaaataatgacttgaactggtatggacgaatatatactgtcctgtgaaattgcagtttacgtcctgcacagtgctggccgtattttgcaatacggactgcactgcgtctcttcagtaaaatggtcattactctttgtacagatgtccgtttgacctccataatataccgttggaaaggtatttcaaagctctacaactttcgtCAAGGAAGTTTTATCAAATTCCAAATAAGtgttgaaatacgggccgtaaattcaaatacggtccgtatttaaccatgtgacacCAAAATGTCAAATttcagaatgttcagaaattcttggttccagtttacgaccactgttcatgggcgtaaattgaaatacgatcattgttcatgggcgtaaatcaccatcttacaactgaacagggaaattctaactcccacattctttatctgatttctaagtctaggatcatgatcaaaatttaagttaaaggtacggggtgttacaataatATAAGCGACATATCCACATTTTAGACTTATTATAACAGTATTTATAGTACTTTACTCTAATCTAAATATCAAAATGAAACTCGGATAACTCATTTTTCACTCTTTTCAACAACTTCATTCTTCCTATTTTGCTAATTTGCCAATTCGAAAACGCTATTGCAATATTATCCAAAAATATTCAGTAGCGTTTAtctatttttacttttttcaaaataattatatcaaatTAAAATGTGACAATATGAATTAGGATATTGCAACTATATATGGAGAATAGTGGTGCATTTcaaagtttttttgtttttttggttaaATCATTTTAAAGTTGACGCAAgcagaaaaggaagaagaaaaaaaaaagaggggaaaTGGACAGATCCGCTAATTGGGCTGGCCATGGTCACGGGCTCACCGCTAATTGaatttggtgggggggggggggggggaatttaaAAAATAACCATTTGTACCACTACTATTTGAAAATAGGCCACATgcttaaaattaatttttcccTGCATCCCAATTATAGtgttttactttcttttttgATTTGTTCCAAAAAAGTCTCTTTCTTTATTTAAGAAGTTTTTGAATTCCAACATTTACATGAGTTTAAAAACACAAGATTTAAAGGATTAaaaacatctttaatttaagatcacatGATTAAAAAATCTCTCTTTATTTCTATAACTCCGTGCtcaatcaaactaagacacttaaattgggacggagggagtataatttaattattttttcattcgGGAATAATATTCAGATAAGAATATTcccaacttaaaaaaaaaattgacagagACTGTTTTTCTAAAACTCCATGCCATTGTTTATATTTACAACTTAAAACTCCAACAAAAATAATGTTGGCAAACATCCTCTTATCTTCTTGACAACATCGTACCTGATGGAGTACCAATCACCCATTCAATTTCTCACTAGTTACTTGCTCATGTGACAACTCAACATAATTTGAGGAATATCTCTATCAATGACTGAACTCGCTAGGAATTGATCTCGATCTTCTAGGCTATTTTTAAAATTGTGACAATGTGGATGAATTATTTCTAGTTAGAAAAAAGCCCGAAGTAAAGAGATAAAAAAGATCAAAAGGAAATTTGTAAATCCAATATAAAAAAGAGATGAGCAATGCACAACAAACTTTTgaggttgaattatttaaaagtTGTTGTGTAGGTTCATTATTTGACACCATTTGTACAACACACTTTTCATCATTTCATATCACTGATAACATAAATAAATATAGGAATTTATAATCAGATTAGGTTCCTTCTAACCTTTTTAGTTCTTCCAGTTCCAGATAAAAAAGTAGACTAGTGTTATCTTCATGTGTCGGACAAATAATAATCTTAAGATAAAAAGTATATAATGTCTTGTTTGTTTCCCTTTCAACCTGCGAGGAACTTAAAGATGAAGTTGGATTAATTAGTCAAGTGGCTTATAAAAAGAAAGTTATCACTTTTTGCCTATAGATAAATCTTTCACCAAATGTTGTGGAGACTCTGAATTTAAATTATTCTTAAGTATATGCTAACTCAGCTACATGTTTAGATTGCAAAACATGTATGCAAGAGCTGGTGTTGAGAAAAAAGCTCATCAAGCTCTAGTAGTTTTGGAGGCCAAGAAAGAGCAGTTGAGACTAGAAGAATTTGAGAGGATTTTAGATTCACTTATAGCTGGTGGATTTGTGCAAGATGCTCAAAAGTTCAAAGGATTGATGGAAATTTAAGGATTTACAGTGTCTGAGAAACTTAAAGTAGCATTCTTGGCATCTCAATTTTGATCGTTACATGTATAAGGCAAGTTTATTACTGTTCTCCATTAACTTTAGGCAGCAATTTTATTACTGTCCCAGAGCATATACGACCATGCCTCGACTTTATAGTTGTTCATTGACACAGAATAGTTATTAAGTTTTCCTTTTATGAATGTCCCTGCCATTGTTAGATGCATCAATTATGGTCGTTATGATGTTGCAGCTCTTTCATTTTCTCCCCTTTATATTCGCAGCCTTATTATTCCTTAGAGTTGAATTGCTGTATTATCTAGATTTACTTGGAAATGATCATTAAAAGAATTGTGGTAAAATGATTTGCTCGTCCAATTAAATTGTGTTTTTTTAAGCAATAACATTTTTTCGTGGGACTATGGTACTAAATGTTTTATGAATATCTAAGGAGTACTTGCAGAGTAGAAGTGTTCATCATCTGGATTCTGGTCATGCATGTTTGGATTTTAATCTGCTAACTTTTTTTACTTCTGCAGAGTCTCAAGTCTCAACCATATTATAGGAGGGGTGTAATTGCAAATATAGTGCTCCTCATAAGCTCAAGAATATCTGCACTAAACGTAATTGGAGTAGTGAATAGTGATCTATCTAAATTCTATGACACCATTTACAAACTGATTCATCAAATTGGGTACACCATTGATCTACCTGTTAATTGCTTCTGGACAGATGAAATTGGTTTAGCAATTATTTCAAGAGATCAACTGTGAAGATGACATTAGTTTCTTGGAATTGGCTACATTTATCCACAAGCAGACCATGGCAGATGGCAGTGGTAGCTTGCTATACATGTTCATTAGGTTTCAGTAGCAAATCATGGCAGTTGTAGCTGTGAATTGTAAACAAACTAATGGATCCATCTGTAAATGGGTTGTGGAGCACATTTGACATAGACTTGAAAGAACTATTTGTTCCTACATTTCACATATCCACTTGTCAACACCATTTACTTTTATTTACAAATTAAAAACATCACATTCCAAGTAAATCTATACATTTTTACATAATTGAAGTGTTGATATTTACTCAGCTCTCTCTTATCCGATGGAGTTGTAAACACAAGCCCCCAGTGCCATAATCACCAGCACAACACCTCCAGCATTAACAAGCATTTGTCTCTCTTCATTAagttgtagaaggcttttcttcaagttttcaatACTGAATTCACCACCAGGGTAAGAAGAGGTACCAACAGCATTACTTGTACTTTCGTTTTCTATGGATCCTTTCTGCTCAACCTTTTCTTGAAACTCTCCTATTAATTCTTTACTCTTTTCAGCAACCTTCTGTCCTCCCACTTCATAGCTCTCCTTCTTTTCAACTTCCTTGCCACTTTTGACTAATTGCGTTCTGTTCTGATTCAAGttttcttctttattttgaaTCTTTGGCTCTTTACTCCCTACTAGACCTTCcaagattttcttctcatcttttattttttccttcTCGCCACTAGTTTTTCCTAACGGGGTTGTTCTAAGAGCTGGAAAATCTGTTTCCTTATCACCCTTTTGAGTCTTTGATGATTCAGCGTTCCCTAATCGGCCGTCcaagattttcttctcatcttttTGCTTTTCCTTTACTCCTTTAGAATCTTGATGATTGTCAACATTTTGAGGCTTTGGCAGTTGGGCTGTGGGTCTTAAAGGGGTTGGTTTTCTTGGGGTTTCAATAGTTGGATAAGTAGTTTTGGGAGGAACATTATCATCCTTCTGAGGGGGTGGTGGGGTTGATAGAGGGAGTTGTTTTGTGGGTTCATCTAATAATTGCTTGGGTAGTTTCCAAGGCATAGTGATGATGAGGACTCCATTCTCAAATTTGGCATGGATACCTCTCATGTTACAGTCATCAGGTGCTTGATAAACTTCTTGGAAGCGATTCCATTTGTTGCCTTCTACAAACCGTTCTCCGCGTACCCTCATTGTGTTCTTGCCTTCTGTACTTACTCTAATGTTCTCTTTCATGAATCCTGTAGGCAAATCAAGGCAATTTAAAGATCTATTCTATTTAGATACAATACATTATGTAAGTAGTACTGTATGATAATGAATTTTTTAATCTTTTTCTGTTTCCACGAAGACAAATAATTTGAGTTTTGCAATAGTTTTATAATGACATTTAGGACTATGATCCTTTACTTTTAGTTCTTGCTCATAAAAAGGTAAAGAAACAGTTATGTAAGAGAAAGTCACTGTGGGAGACTAGAAAGGAATCAAAGAGAATTTCAGGGGAAACAGAGTTGATCAAATTGTTCAAACTATTGATTTAAGATTTATTCTGTAGAGGTAGTAGAGTTACCAAGGGTAGCAGGGAAGTTAGGGAATCTCAGTTTATATCCTTAGTAAGAGGTAGGTACTTGCTGTTAGTTGATGTCTACTGAGTTTGTTGTTGGGAGAATGTCCAACTATCAGTTTTTTCATTGAATTGTTGTACATAAGTTCCTACTTGGTAATAAAATTCTATATACCAAAAAGGTAAAAAACAGTTATAGCTTGTCGATACACTGAACAAATGAATGCATGACATATGTCTAATAACTTCAATATAAAAATAagacacttcaatattcatagcaAGTATTCATGAATTAACATTACCAGGAAGATAAATAAGTAGCTTTTCAGCCTCTTGCTCTTGATGCCGCTCATAAACAGGCCTAAAATCTTCATAAACTGGCTGAATTGCTGCTCGTGGCGCCCGATTAGGGCGATTATTAGGTCGTCCAACTCCACCACCTCTTGGTCTCATTGCCATTTAACAAATAGAAGTGTAACTTTTTTTTATTAAACCCTCTTGTTTTTTTCTTCCTTCTTGGCAATGTTTTTGAAAGCTTTGATGAATGTTTTGTTGAATTACAATACGTTCCATTTTATATGTGTGTTTGCGTCAAAGACTTTGAGAATTGCAAGTTTTGGTTTTGTTTGGTTTTCTTAATGATGAAACTATCCCAATTTCATTGCTTCAAATTTGTGTTTGTCCGCATTTGAGGTTTCTTCAATTGGACCAAGGTAAGGTAAAGCAATCGGATACCTAATTATTTATCCATTTTGCCAGCACTAAATTTATGAGCTCATCATTTATTTTATTGACAAAATCGTTTGTATAGTTAACATACCATGTGAAGTAAGAAAAGATGAATCAGAGAAGAGAGTATACGTTAGTGCCTCCATGTAATTTCGTAAAAGTACAATATAAAACTATTtttaataatataataaaaacaaaataaaaatagaaggaACGCTTCCATTTCTACTATGACTTTTTGTTTGCTCTAGTTCATATTTGCAATACTTATCTAATGTTCTTTAAGATGAAAAAAATTCTTTTGCAACACATAGTTTCCGGTAATTATCGTTTTTCATGTCAATTCGATCTTAACGCTAAATTCCAACAACTTTCATGAATAAGATTTTATGAGCTCGTATAGGAGTAACGTATATGGTCAGTATATATTACTTAGTCAACCTGATGTAGCAGGTAACATAAGTTTTAAATCTCATACTTTAAGGAGGTTTACCTATAAATATCCTTCGAATGACGTCAcagtgtaaaaaattatttatactgatagtatataaaatttaaattcttgtatatatgtatattataccaACTAATTGTAAGCATTTTTGTATAAATAACCTCAAAAAATGAATAACAGGTTCACCAAAAACCGTGCTTGCATCTATGAGATCTTTTTAAAAATGGTTCAATTAACTTCATCTCCCTCATCGATATTTTTCCCCTTTCAATTAACTTATAGCATGCATCATGAATTAAATATGCTAGTGAACTGGGTCTTATAATATTGCAACTGTATCTTGCTACTCAAAATTCATTTGAACAATTATGGAGTGGTTGACTCGCTTTAATATTTGTTTCATGTACTTAAGAACTCTTGACACATAGCTCCGGAATGGTGCATATTATGCAGAAATAATTATTATTTTGAGTTGAAAAAAGGCAACAATTGGAGTAAAATCCGATTGAAGATTGGTGATTCTCATTTAAGATTCATTTTAAATGCTCAATGAAGTCTGTTCTTGTTACCGCACCAAAACTAGCTAGTAGCATACTAACACCATATCTTCATCACCAAAGGTTCTGTGTGTGTGCAGGTTCACACACACGCACATATACTAGCTAGTTTCTAAACACGCATGTTGCGCGTGTACCACACGTTGCGCATGTACCCTTATCAATTATCGATTAGTATGATTGTATATGGTAAAAACCGGACATGAgtcaaaccggtggagcgagaaACCGGATGGAGAAGGGAACAAGAACATACACGAAGACTTTCACTCCGAACCGAAGGAACGCTTGTCCGGGGCTGATAGAGCTTaccatttggtccggttcctTCGTCACCGAGTTGACCGGGGTCGTTACCCCGAGTATCCGTGTCGTTGGTCCGGTACAGCCGTTGCACACAGGCCACGCGTCaatagcgtcctgccatggtcaacaaccaaccatgcgtgtgtcagattGTACGGCCgacctaatcccaccaaatccgtccagagttgtccttattattattattattattattattattttaatggcTTGTATTGTATAAGGCCCttggaggcaacactataaatagaacTGATCCCCCTCCTTTGAGAGGGTTAGCTCATTCATTTTCAAAGAACACTTGTAACATCAaagcatatatacaatctctctctaaAAAACCTGATTCAGTCCACAGTGTCCCTTTGCATTTTCATTGTATTTCCTCAAATAAGTGTTGCATGCCATTTAACAAGCATTAATATTCTTCATCAATTGCGTTGCTACACAACATCCATATACTCTATTCCGTACGGTATATATtgagattcaaacacatatcctatacccacttacaaattcaattgatttcccAAATTCAGGGTAAACAATGAtacttaaaaaaaacaaaaatattattaaaaaatgtgtttgaattataaaacttaatcaaatGAACGAAAAAGGTAcaatttaatgtgaaatgatgaCTGTTATTCTATTTAGCATCAAGGtcccttttttcttttgggtCAATAAagatactttatatatataaacTAGTTAACAGAGTTACTGCCGGAAGCAGCATTAGTGCTACACCAAGTTTTACAAAAATATTACAATCCGGGATAGATGATTTACGAATAGTTCCTAAAATGTCAGCCCAAAACACTTCATTTGCAAACATTGGAGGAACTATCAAAAACTTCGGGTTAACAAAAGCTTCCGCTTTTGCTCCTTGTTTTGCTAAGGCATTTGCCACTCTATTCTACTTCCGGTATATATGTTGCACCGGCGACCTCCTCAGCTTCATTAGCAATGACCTGCAGTAAAAAATAATGGGGTTAAAAATTTCTAGCCCATTGTTGAGCATATTAATTACCTCACTTGAGTCTACCTCCACCTGCAGTAGAATGAGATTGTTATCTAAAGCCATTTGGAGCCCCTGTCTAAGTGCAAGGATTTCGTTCATGGTGTTGGTCATGGTGTGGATTGTTCTGGTGAATCCCATGACCCAGTCGCCATTAGAGTTTATAATGGTGCCCCCAATACCCCCAATTTCGATTTTTGTGTCTGTTGAACCTGTTATTAAATCTATATTGCAACAAATACTTTGAAACAGTAACAGGAAATACATAAACTGGACAGATTTTGCAAactaaaaaaatgaaattataaGAAACTGGAAAATACTATGAACAGTATGTTaaattgtatggaaaaatgaaatCGATCCCACTGAATTCACAGTGTGTctttaaggaaattattcccctctaTGTACCCGAGGTATTGGAATCTTTCCTctcaggatagaacgatttactcaccaaaATAGCGGTACAGCAAATTCTGATGACTACGAAGCACTCGAAGGCAGTATATCACACGAAAGTTTTTAAGAAGTGcagagaagaaagaagaagaatatcAGGAAATTTCGTAAGTAAAAATTCTGAGGATCAACAGAAATATATAGCCTgtttgggaaaaggtttgcaacttttcagaaaggtttgcaacctttcagaaaaatTCCGTTGAAAAACGGAGGgaaatgttttaaattaattcgggaaagaaagaaagaaaacggGCCAGGTCGCGAGTCAGgatctttaattaattaattaaataaataaataataattaattaaataattaaaattaaaggaaatttggtccaaaaagattatcaatcaaatcatttgaccaaatccaaatccaaatccgaagccgaagccgagccgagcgacgacgacggcgcgaggggagaccctcttcttgaccctttagcaacacgaaggagtgcttctacttttaagtaggagaatTTTTCTTTAacctttttaattatttatttatactCTATTAATGTACTACTTTTACCGAACTAATTAATTTGATCCCTAATACAGTAAGATATGACAATACTCCCTCTTTATTTTACATAAATTATatgttaattatatatttattatacacatattatacaataatgatatgatattttttttacatatacaatagtgatacatattatataccacaatgatacggtttctatgatacatttttatacgtatgatataCTTTCTATATAAGACTAcacatgttggaattatatatacactttctatacaaaaaatgatagatattatatacaaaaacgatacaattttctattctataatacacattatatacacaaatgatacatattatatacaaaaatgatacataccttagtgatttatattttatacagtttctatacattagagataggtactgatacatatttttatacacaaatgatacatattatatacaaaaatctcctcagagttttttgggatatttcttactaaatgtacacatattatacatgttttgggatgtttaacctttagtggcgacttttttaattgccactaaaaagcctgatttTTCTGTAGCAGCCAATCGCCACAAAAAGTCTGTTTTTTAAAGCGCCTGGgcttttagtggcgactttttaaaTCTTTTGAGTTGCCACAAAAGACTTGCTACAAATTTTGGCTAGAAGATGGAAATAGTTTATGGGCTAATTTTTGAGTTTGGGAATACACGGGCCAGCGCGTGGGATTATTTATGGCCCAGCGGCCATTTGTGTCCTTTCCCCTTAAAAAATTAACATCATTTAAATAGATAATGAGTCTGCTTATTATGATTTTTAAGCTATTTTAGTTTAACAACATTTAAATTTAACTTTCTTAATGATATTTGCCTACCAAACAAGGAGAAAAGAAAATCTAAAAAACAAAAAG
The sequence above is a segment of the Lycium barbarum isolate Lr01 chromosome 6, ASM1917538v2, whole genome shotgun sequence genome. Coding sequences within it:
- the LOC132599952 gene encoding inactive protein RESTRICTED TEV MOVEMENT 2-like, whose amino-acid sequence is MAMRPRGGGVGRPNNRPNRAPRAAIQPVYEDFRPVYERHQEQEAEKLLIYLPGFMKENIRVSTEGKNTMRVRGERFVEGNKWNRFQEVYQAPDDCNMRGIHAKFENGVLIITMPWKLPKQLLDEPTKQLPLSTPPPPQKDDNVPPKTTYPTIETPRKPTPLRPTAQLPKPQNVDNHQDSKGVKEKQKDEKKILDGRLGNAESSKTQKGDKETDFPALRTTPLGKTSGEKEKIKDEKKILEGLVGSKEPKIQNKEENLNQNRTQLVKSGKEVEKKESYEVGGQKVAEKSKELIGEFQEKVEQKGSIENESTSNAVGTSSYPGGEFSIENLKKSLLQLNEERQMLVNAGGVVLVIMALGACVYNSIG